The sequence ACTTGTGTACCGCCAGCACCAGTATATTGACAGTCCGAACAAGAAAAAACGCATCCGCTCATGCCGATCAAGCCGCCACCATGCCCGCCTTCAGCGGTGTTGGTACCACAATTGCTTCCTGTCCCGCCGCCACCGCCCGCGACCATGATACGATTTGCAAGGCCTGCACCTCCCTGACGGATGTCTGTTGCGCCGCCGCCGCTCCCGTAGCCAATATTTGCGCCAGCATTTCCGCCACCATTAAATCCGCCAGTGGTTTCAGTCCCTGCACCCCCAACATAGATTTGAAGCACTTCGCCAGGTACGACAGGATGTGTTGATTGAACCCTTCCCCCATAGCCTAAGGCACCATAACCAGCGGCACCATAAGCATCGACCGTGATGGAAGTAACTCCAGAGGGCACAGTAAATGTCTGCACGCCCCCAGTAAAGTTAAATGTTTGATTTCCAGGTCCGCCACCAGTCGTCGAAGCCTCCGCGTAATACGTTGTCGTTCCGCCAGGACTCACAGCAAAGTTGGCGCCGCTTGCCGAGCTGCCGATCGATGCGCCACCTGATGCCACAGTGTACCATTGAATGGTATTACCCGCAGAAGTAGCATTCAATTGGGAAGTTCCGCCGACGCAAATCGTTGTTGGGGAGGCCGAAACGGGACTCGGGGCTGCAGGCAAAGGCGTAACAGGCACAGAAACTGTTGCACAGGCGGTATTGGAACAACCCGTACCTGCGCCAGGTTCATACCTTACAAAATAATTCGTAGTTGCTGTTGGAGCAGTAATGGTCACTGCTGCCGAGGTTGTATTGTCTCCAGCTGTAACCGAACCAACCAGTGTCCCACCGCAGGAGCCACTGTAAAATGCCACGGTTCCGTTTTTGTTGATCGCCGTTGGAAATGTGGCTGTCAGGGTAATCGTCGGGGGCGCAGCATTGGCGCAATAATTGGATGCGGATGTTGTAAGGCCAGTAGGAGCTTCATTCCATCGGTTCACGATCAAAATGGTGCCCGACGTCACGGCCGCACAGCCTGCATTGCTCACGCGGTACCGGATGCGGTCCGCATTGCCATCGCTGTTGGAGGTCTTTTTGGGAAAACAACATGTCCCTGAACTTGTGCCGGTGAGCCAGTTGTTGTTCCAGACACCGTTGTTGCTGCCCCAATCCCAGGTAACGGTTCCCGTTTGCCCCGATACCGTCACGGGTGTGACAAAATTTCCCCCTGGATCGCAAAAATTGATCGGCCCAGGGTTGGAAACGGAACCTAAAGTGGATGCCGGTGCCGCAACAACCGAAATGGCAGCCGAAAACCCAGCGTAAACCACAGACCCATCCGAGTTGAAACGAATGGTAATCGGTCCAGAAATGGAAGTAACGGTTGGCAACGCTGGCGAACCGCTCGTCGGCCCAAAAAGGATGGGGCCACCTGTTCCGACGCCATCATAAATGGTAACAAAGTCAAAACTACCCTCAGTCACAAACTGGGAAAAAGTGAGCCTGATACTCTGGCAGGCGCTCGGCGGATAAATCACCGTATAACCATCCACGCTGTTGGAATAGTTTCCGGTACCTGCGTGGTCGCAAATGTTGCCTGAACTTGCTGTGATGCTGTTGTTGCCTGTGGCTGGCACGACGTAGTTGCAGGTAGGTCCCGGCAAGCTTACCA is a genomic window of Bacteroidota bacterium containing:
- a CDS encoding CUB domain-containing protein, which gives rise to MNQYYCSTNTTCTNVTITLVSLPGPTCNYVVPATGNNSITASSGNICDHAGTGNYSNSVDGYTVIYPPSACQSIRLTFSQFVTEGSFDFVTIYDGVGTGGPILFGPTSGSPALPTVTSISGPITIRFNSDGSVVYAGFSAAISVVAAPASTLGSVSNPGPINFCDPGGNFVTPVTVSGQTGTVTWDWGSNNGVWNNNWLTGTSSGTCCFPKKTSNSDGNADRIRYRVSNAGCAAVTSGTILIVNRWNEAPTGLTTSASNYCANAAPPTITLTATFPTAINKNGTVAFYSGSCGGTLVGSVTAGDNTTSAAVTITAPTATTNYFVRYEPGAGTGCSNTACATVSVPVTPLPAAPSPVSASPTTICVGGTSQLNATSAGNTIQWYTVASGGASIGSSASGANFAVSPGGTTTYYAEASTTGGGPGNQTFNFTGGVQTFTVPSGVTSITVDAYGAAGYGALGYGGRVQSTHPVVPGEVLQIYVGGAGTETTGGFNGGGNAGANIGYGSGGGATDIRQGGAGLANRIMVAGGGGGTGSNCGTNTAEGGHGGGLIGMSGCVFSCSDCQYTGAGGTQVAGGTAGPTGHGSCTGNQNGSLGQGGSNTVAGYGTGGGGGYYGGGSGCFEGAGGGSSYTSPSASGVTHTQGVRIGNGVITLSWSGGGGCASATRTPVTVTVNANPTAANAGTDQTICATTTNLAGNTPGVGAGTWSIIAGAGGSLGAPTSPSSSFTGVAGTSYTLRWTISNAPCTASSDDVVITFQSSSVAPTSISGNNAVCAGSSTTLTLVGGSPGDGAVAQWFSGSCGGTSAGTGNSITVSPAVTTTYFVRYAGTCNTTGCASITVTVNTLSTPPTGISGTTSICVGSSTTLTATGGSLGTGAVATWYGPSACGPFTQDWVTQPYGAPSTTVNSVIAGILNVTSQNQRPDDRHGGFGFF